CTCCGCACTGGACTTGAACGACGGTTGAAGGGAAAAGAACTTGGCTATTAGGATTTACGATCTGGCAAATAATTTGAGGAGTCACAACCGGTTGACTCGTTATGCTTAAATTGTAATTCGTACCGGGAAGTTGTTTTGTCGGAAACGATTGAACTCCGTTACTGTTGAAAGTAAGTATCTCTCCTAACGAATCGCTGACGCTTACGGAGGCAAGAGCCGGGAGTCCCGATACCTGTACTTGGATCGGGAGGGGAGTATTTACGTTTGTACTCAACTGGGAAAAGATTAAGAAATCCAGAGGGCCGGAATTAGGTCCTTGGTAACACCCCATCGTTAAAAAGGAGATGCAGAAGATCGGAATGATAATTTTTTTGTGCATCTCTCTCTTACTTTCTTTTGCTCGAATTTCGGACAAACAACGCCGCGATTCCGCAGGCACAGTATTTCCTCGATTTTAAGCGAGGTTCCTTAATAGATACGTATATAATAACATCTACAAAAACCGAGTTATTCATTTGATAGAAAAAAATTAAAAATGATCGATCGGATCGGCCCTAAAAACGAACTTATACGATCAATGGAAAGATTTCCGTAATTTCAGATATGCGCTTATAAATCCACGAAATTTACAAATCGGTGTAAAATCTGTGCGCGATATTTCGTCGAATCTCAGATCACACTCTTAAAATATCTCTCTTCCCGTTTTTCATTCTGTCAATAATTTATAAACGCAGGATCCTGGAATTGCAAGTAGGATTTTAGCCCGGAGTTTTCCGGATAGGAAGCCTATAAGCGATTCCAAGGAATTATCCGAAACGCGTATTCGAATATTTAGTCCTTTAATTTTTTACGTACTTCCAGTAAAGCTAAGGCTTCGCACTGCTCGAAGGATCCGCTTACCGGAAATCGAACATTGGTTAAGATTTGCAGGCCAAAATTTCCGAACTCGTTTTTTATCCATTTGCGGACCTGCATTACGGTTTCGGCGTCCCTTTTGGATCCGGGAGTTTGGGATACGATATATTGCAATAATTCTTGGATACCTCGTTTCGTTTTAACGCTGGTCATAAAGACCGGCGGTAAGGCTCCACCCGGAGTAAGGTCCCGCAAGAATTCGAGAGTATTGGTCAACGTATGATAACTAGCCATCGCTAAGGATTCTTCGTCGCATTTATTTAATATAAAGGCGTTCGGAACCTCCATGATTCCGCTTTTCATAAACTGAATTTGGTCCCCGCCTAAAGGGACGAGGACTAAAAAGGATACGTCGGCAAGCTTCGATACCTCGATCTCATTTTGTCCGATACCTACCGTCTCCACAAAAACGAAATCGAAGAAGCAGCGTAAAAGGCGAATAACGTGATACGTATAAGGATTGACTCCGCCCAATTCTAATTGGCTCGGCTGCGATCGAAAGTAAAGTCTCTTTTCCCTCGGAGGCAGAGATAGACGGGTCCTATCTCCCAAGAGAGACCCTCCGCTGATATGGCTCGAAGGATCTATGGCTACGATCGCCATTTTCCTTTCGGGAAACGCCTTCAGGAATTCGGTCGAGAATTCTCCTAATAGGGAGGATTTTCCCGCGCCGGGTGTTCCGGTTAAGCCGATGGTCAGAGCTTTTTTTTCCGTGAAGCCTTGCTCTTCCAATTCTTGAAAAAGCATTTTACGAAATTCGAATGAATCTGGCTTTTCTAATTCCGTAATCAACTTCGCCAAGGGGAATTTCTCCCCTAAAGCGGCTTCCTGGATTAAATTTTTGAGCTCGGAAGAGGTGTACCGCACCGCCATAGTTTAGGCGGCGACGGGAGCCTTAGAAAGAATATCGATGATACGTTCCATAACGTCCATTAGATCGTAATCTTTCGGCGTAAAAATCGCTTTGACTCCGATTTTGGTAAGCGTTTCAAAATCGGACTGTGGGATGATTCCGCCGAAGACGACGGGAATATCCGCTTTGTAATGCTTTAATTCTTCGAAGATCTGTCGAGCCAACTCTACGTGAGATCCTGAAAGTATGGAGACACCGATAACATTCGCGTTTTCTTCCACTGCCGATTGAACGATATCTTCGGGAGTCAGACGGATTCCGGAATAAATAACGTCGAATCCGGCATGCTTCGCAGAAACGGCAATCATTTCTGCGCCGTTGGAATGTCCGTCTAATCCCGGTTTACCGACGACTATTTTCGGGCGGGCGCCGGTATCTTTCAGAAACTTTTCCACTTTGGAACGGACACGCGTCACCTTATCCGTTTCCAAATTTAATTTCTGTCCTTCGACTCCGGTGGCCGGTCGGTATTCTCCGAACACTTTCCGTAAAACGTCGGACCATTCTCCGGTGGAGACCAAGGCTTTTGCACACTCGATCGACGCATACATTAGGTTTTTGCCGTTCTTTGCGTCGTCTTCCAATCTTGCCAAGGATTCCGCGACTCTCTTAGGATCGCGTTTCGCTTTTACGTCCGCCAGTACTTTGAGAGTTTGCTCGGCCGATTTTGGATCTACTTTGAATACTCCTCCATCGGAATCGTTCGTCAGAGGTGAAGGAGTTCCCTCTTGCCATTTGTTTTTTCCGACGATGATGAGTTCGTTATTATTAATCTTAGCTAATCTCTCCGCCTGAGATTTCACGAGCTGCGTTTTCATATACCCGTTATCGATTGCTTTGATTGCGCCGCCCATTTCTTTGATCTTTTCGATCTCTTTCGTGGCATTTTCAATCAGTTCCTGGACTTTGCTTGCTACGACTTTCGAGCCTTCGAACAAGTCGGGATATTCTAAAAGATCGGTTTCGTACGCGAGCACTTGCTGTAAACGAAGCGACCATTGCTGATCCCAAGGGCGGGGGAGTGAGAGTGCCTCGTTCCAAGCGGGAAGTTGAAGAGCGCGACAACGAGCGTCTTTGCTAAGTGTTACGCCCAGAGCTTCGATCAGAATTCTCCAAGCGTTATTTTCCGGCTGCTCTTCCGTTAAGCCCAACGAGTTCACTTGCACTCCGTAACGGAAACGGCGGAATTTCTCGCTCTTCACTTCGTAATTCTTCGCGGTGATCCGGTCCCACATTTCGGTAAAGGCGCGCATTTTGCACATTTCTTCGATAAAGCGGATCCCTGCGTTTACGAAAAAGGAAATTCGCCCGACGCATTGCTCGAACTCTTCGTGAGTAAAACAATTTCTATCTTTGATTGCGTCCAGTATCGCCATAGCGGTTGCGAGAGCAAAGGCGAGCTCTTGAACCGGAGTGGCTCCGGCCTCCTGCAAATGGTACGAACAAATATTGGAAGGATTCCATTTGGGAATTTTCTTTAAGCAATATTCGTACATATCCACGATAATCCGAATCGAATGTTCGGGTGGGAAAATGTAAGTTCCTCTTGCGAGGTATTCTTTAATTATGTCGTTTTGCGTTGTTCCCTGAAGTTTGGTGACATCTTCACCCCTTTCCTCGGCCAACGCTACGTAAAGAGATAATAGCCACATCGAAGTGCCGTTGATTGTCATCGAAGTATTCATCTCTTCGATCGGAATTTGATCGAATAAGATTCGGAAATCTTCTAGAGTGTTGATGGGAACTCCAACTTTGCCGATTTCTGGTCGCGCGATCGAGTGATCAGAGCTATAACCGCATTGGGTCGGGAGATCGAAAGCGATGGAAAGTCCGGTTTGGCCTTTCGAAAGGTTCTCGCGGAAGAGCTCGTTGGATTCCTTCGCATTCGTATGGCCGGCATAGGTTCTGAAAATCCAAGCCGGCTCCTTGCTAGGTTTCCCACTTTTATCGTAAAGGATGTGATCTTTTCTTTCCATCTTTGAGTCCTCGGGGAATATGCCTCTTAGTTTAGTTCAAAATGTGTTGGTATAATTTCACCTAAATTTTTAACGTTGCTCCGAAATCCGGCAGAACGAAAATACCGCAAAGATGGACTTGGAACGAAACAAAAAAGCAAATCCCTTCCTTATTTTGGTCTCGGTCCTTTTTCTAACCGGACTTTTGACGATTCTCTACTCTTGGCACGGAGAACCCGGCAACGGGGAATCGTATCGGGTCTTAGCAGAACTTCGATCTCTACAAGAAGACGGAGGATTCCTTTCTCCTCACGAACCTCTGGCCTTTCTTTTACTTTCTCTATGGAAGTCGGTTCTAAGTTTGAATTATAGCCCGGCTTACATATCTTTCGGCGCTTTTTTTCTGAGTGTTTCTGTCCATCTCTGCGCATATTTACTAGAAAGGGAAACCTGGAAACTGAACCAATATTTGCTTTGTTATCTTGCGGCGATAAACCCTTTGGTATACGGGGTCCCGTTCTATCATTTACCCGAATTGGTCAGTTTTAGTTTTTTACTTTTGCTTTTTTTATCTTTCCGAATGGAAACCGTAGTCGACCTGCTAGTTCTGGTTTCTTGTACTGTGCTCGGGTTGTTCTCGCATTTTACCTTCTTTCTAATAGGCTTTACGATTTTCGTAATTAAGGCCGGTACGGTCGGACTGAGAGAAAAAAAGAAAAAACAGTCCGTCTTTTTTAAACGAAGAAACATACCGAAATTATTTCTTTTCGGTTATTTATCGGTCTTTGTCGTTACGGTAATCCTTTTAGGTAATTTGGATTTTTACGGAAAACATTCCTTTGCATATATGGGGCAAAAGGCTTGGGGCTATTTGTTGGGTTTCGGAACTTTTGTTTTCATTTTGGGAGCGGGGACTTTTCTGCTTCGCTCCGAGAAGGAATTAAATTCGCTTCCGGCGTCGATCGCGATGTTTTTTCTCTTTGCAACCTCCGCATACTTTACGGTCCGTCCGATCGTCGGATTGGATTCGGTAAAACTCAATTCCTTATCTAAGGACATAGTTTCGTTGAGAGGGCGAGGGATTATCGATACCAACGAAAGAATATTCGTAAACGGTGATACTGCCGCGTATGTGTACTTTCATACGAAGCAAAAATTATCCTTTCAAGAGCGGGACGGATTTTCCGATCATGATTATATCCTAATTTCGGAAATTTGGCCGGTAGATAGAAAATTGCTACAACGGGAAGTGAAATCCAAGTCGGCTCAATATCTATTCGTTTCGGGCGATCGGATTTTGATCAACGGTCTTTTATGGAAGAGAATACAGAACGACCCGAGCTTGAAAACATTGAAGCATAAATCCGTCGTCGCTAAACAAGCGTTGGAAAGCGACTCGGGCTATGATCGCCTTCGTGCATTTTTAACCGGGACGATAACGTCGTCGAAGATCCCTCCGGCATGATTCCCGGAAAGAAGGGAAAAAAAGACAGCGATTATATCGCATACGGAGCGAACGGCCAACCTTTCGAAAAATCCTATTGGAAGGAAATCTACGGATCGGGAGTGGACGTAGACGCTTCGTTTAATGCAAGAGAACATGCGAAGTACGTAAAATCCTTGATGGAGTTGATGCAAATTCCCGTTTATAGTTTAGCCGACTTCGGTTTCGGCAAAGCCTTGCTTCTTAAGGAGATGGTGAAGGCGTTTCAGCCGGGTCGAATTTTCGGAATAGATCCTTCGGAAGAGATGATCGACGCGATCGGGGCCCAAAAGTGGATTCGCGGTTATAATCTTTCCTTTTTACACAGCACTATTCAGGATATGGATCCTAAGTATTTTGTGGGAGCTCCCTTCGACTTGGGGATTTGCAATTCGGTCGTTCAATATATAGAGAAAGGCGAGCTGAAGGGAGTATTCGGGAAACTCCATTCGATCGTTCGATATCTGTATTTTACGGTGCCGACTAAGAACGATTATACGCGTATGAAAAAAGAAATCTATTTTTCCGATCCGTTTGCGCACGAACGGAGTAAGGTTTTTTACGAAAAATTGATTCGTCCGTATTTTAGACGAGTCGCGTTCAACCTTCTGGAAAGTAGGATCGTGCAGAATTCCCAGTTTAGCGACGAATTCTTTACCGATCCTTAAAAAGTCCGATCTCTTCCGGATCAAACCCGTCGTTGTCGGCCTTTCCTGATTTTTCCTTTCTCCTAACTAAGGTTGCGTCTCCGAAACATCTTCGGATTGCTTCCGGTCATTTTCTTAAATTCGAGGTAGAATGCTGAGCGGGAGCTAAATCCCGCCATATCGCCGATATTCGCAGTAGTTTCGCTTGGAAATTCCACGAGTAGAAACTTAGCTTCCTCGACTCGGTATTGATTTAAAAGTGCCGGAAAGCTGGTTTTAAATTCTGTATTGATTATTTCGGAAAGCTGATGTACGGAAATTCCCATGATTTTTGCCACATCTTCTTCTTTAAGCGCCTTCGTTAAATAAATCTTCTCTCTTTTTAAGAGCCGCAATAAAGCTTCGACGCAGGCTTTTACGTCGATGGACGCTAAATGCGACTTCTTTATCGCGGATTTTTCGATTTCCCAGCGATGAATGATCTCTCGAGATAATAATGTGGAGCTAATGGAGAAAACGGGAAAATAAAAGATAATTCCGTAAACGGAAATCCAATTAAAAGGATAAAATTCGAAGTGGAAAGTGGTTTTAAAAATACTGAATATTAAAAATACGCTCCAAATTCCGACATAGGCGGATTCGTAATAACTTTTAAATTTAAAAAGAGAAGCGTGACTTTTGGAAAAACAGAAAAACATCAATCCGTAATTAAGGATAAGAATCCAGATTCGGTGCTCGTACCAAAAATCGGATAGAGTTATTAAAGGATAGAATATTCCTGCAAAGCAGGCTATCCAGAAGATAGGCGATTTCTGAATCGATGCAGCCTCCTCGTTTGCCCAGGAAGATAAATATAGAAAGAATGTGAAATGAGTGATTCCCAAAAACAGAAAATAATTGTGCCGGAAAAGATTGTTCTCGTTTCCGAAAAGGGAGGAGAATTCCCGACCATGCAGAAAATATAATGTGATTCCGATGGAAATCAGATGAATCGGCAGAGTAAGAAATAGCGGTTTTTTTGAATATGCAAAGCAATATATGCTGTATCCGACAGCCAATAGAATGGATAGGCATGCGATTATCAGGATGGTCGATCGAGTGCGAATTTGTATTTGGTAATCCACTTCCGGCAATAATCGAATAGGGTAGTTGATATTCTCATTGGTTTGAAGGAAGAGATAGTAAGTTCTGTCCTCTTGCGGCTGAAGATTGATTGTGAAATGCGGGAGTAGGGAACGGCTTCCCCATAAAGTTAAAGTCTCATTACCGGAATATAATCCTTCATAATTCCCTTGCGAGTCGACGGAGCAAAGCTCGGCTTCCGCAACGTTCAGCCAGTACAAGGAGAGCACCCTCGAAACGGGCTCTTTTCCAAGATTTACGATTCGGAACCTGAGCCAGTTGCCAGCAGGACTTCTCGGAACTCGGATGACCTCCCCCGTATTATGGTGCCATTCCAGCTCTCCTAGCGCTCGCACCGTTTCAGCTTTACAATGCTGGAATTTATTTCCTAAATATCTGTATTCTATTCTCGGGCTCAAATTTTCGATAGGGGAACGCGAGTAGATTTCTACAATTTCTACCGGATTAGCGAAAGCATGTCCTGTACTAAAGAATATCACGAGTGGAAGAGAAAACAGTAATCTCGATTTTAAATATGAAATAAATTTGCTGTTTTGATTCCTTTTCATTTGAAAATTCCCAAGTTTTTTAAGATCTTAATGACCTTAGCTTTATGCCATCGGAAGCCTTTGAATTTCATAAGCGGCCGAGATTCGTTAAAGTCCCATTCATCAATCGCGGATTGAGCGCGGTCTAAGTCGGCTGCTTTCGGATTAGTACATAGAATCCAATTGTTGAGCAAGGAATCTATTTGAAAGTACAAATAACTTCAGGCCCGTGATTTAAGTCTCCTTCCACCCCGACAGTCCAAACCAATGCCATAACCGCTCGATACCTCATCTGCTTCCCCTTCGCAATCGGCTTAGAAAGAGCTTTTGGCAGGAAACCTAACATTTCTTGAGCTCTCACATCTGCCAAAATGGCCTTTCTGATTATGTACAAAGCAGCTATTTTGGAAAAATACAACTAATATAATTTGTCCAATATTATAAAGTTAGAAAAAAATATAGACAGCAAATATGTCCAGAGATCTAGGTGGACAAGTTCCGATTGAAGATTAACCGCTTTCACCTCGGCCGCATTGCGGCGAGAAGAATGGAGAGGGTTTGTATCATTCGGAATACGATTCAATTCTTGGAGAATTTATATGGATCCCAAGCTTATCTTGGAAAATCTACTTAACCCGCCCGTGCTCTTTTTCTTTTTGGGGATTTCGGCAGTACTTCTGAAATCCAGCCTAGAGATTCCGGAAGCTCTATCGAAATTTTTCGGTATGTACCTGATGTTCGCCATCGGATTTAAAGGGGGGGTTGAGTTAGCCGCTGCTCATTTCACTGCCGCAAACCTTTATACTCTCTTGGCTTGTAGTGGAATGGCTTTGTTTGTTCCGTTATATTCGTTCTATATACTGAGAATCAAATTGGACGTTCATAACGCCGCCGCAATTGCAGCTACGTACGGTTCGGTAAGCGCCGGGACTTTTGTGACGGCTCATGCGTTTTTGAATAATATGAACCTTGAGTTTGACGGTTTCTTGGTGGCGGGATTGGCCTTGATGGAGTCTCCAGCCATTATCATAGGCGTTGCAATCGATAGAATTGCTAAAAAGAATTCGGGAGGAGATTTCTCCTGGAAAGAGCTGTGTCGTGAAGCTTTCTTAGGCGGATCGATCTTCCTTCTCGTCGGTTCGTTAATCATCGGAATGCTTACGGGCGAGAGCGGCTGGAAAGCCGAAAAGCCGTTCGCAGATGCGCTCTTTAAAGGGATGCTTTCCTTTTTCCTACTCGATATGGGCTTAGTTGCAGCGAAAAAGCTGAAGGACTTGAAAACTGCAGGTCCTTTCCTCGTGGTTTTTGCAATCCTGATACCGCTACTTAACGCAGCTATCGGACTAGGCTTAGCTAAGTTGATCGGAATGTCGCATACCGACGCGTTTATGTTTATAATTCTTTGCGCTTCCGCCTCTTA
The Leptospira fainei serovar Hurstbridge str. BUT 6 genome window above contains:
- a CDS encoding P-loop NTPase family protein translates to MRYTSSELKNLIQEAALGEKFPLAKLITELEKPDSFEFRKMLFQELEEQGFTEKKALTIGLTGTPGAGKSSLLGEFSTEFLKAFPERKMAIVAIDPSSHISGGSLLGDRTRLSLPPREKRLYFRSQPSQLELGGVNPYTYHVIRLLRCFFDFVFVETVGIGQNEIEVSKLADVSFLVLVPLGGDQIQFMKSGIMEVPNAFILNKCDEESLAMASYHTLTNTLEFLRDLTPGGALPPVFMTSVKTKRGIQELLQYIVSQTPGSKRDAETVMQVRKWIKNEFGNFGLQILTNVRFPVSGSFEQCEALALLEVRKKLKD
- a CDS encoding protein meaA, giving the protein MERKDHILYDKSGKPSKEPAWIFRTYAGHTNAKESNELFRENLSKGQTGLSIAFDLPTQCGYSSDHSIARPEIGKVGVPINTLEDFRILFDQIPIEEMNTSMTINGTSMWLLSLYVALAEERGEDVTKLQGTTQNDIIKEYLARGTYIFPPEHSIRIIVDMYEYCLKKIPKWNPSNICSYHLQEAGATPVQELAFALATAMAILDAIKDRNCFTHEEFEQCVGRISFFVNAGIRFIEEMCKMRAFTEMWDRITAKNYEVKSEKFRRFRYGVQVNSLGLTEEQPENNAWRILIEALGVTLSKDARCRALQLPAWNEALSLPRPWDQQWSLRLQQVLAYETDLLEYPDLFEGSKVVASKVQELIENATKEIEKIKEMGGAIKAIDNGYMKTQLVKSQAERLAKINNNELIIVGKNKWQEGTPSPLTNDSDGGVFKVDPKSAEQTLKVLADVKAKRDPKRVAESLARLEDDAKNGKNLMYASIECAKALVSTGEWSDVLRKVFGEYRPATGVEGQKLNLETDKVTRVRSKVEKFLKDTGARPKIVVGKPGLDGHSNGAEMIAVSAKHAGFDVIYSGIRLTPEDIVQSAVEENANVIGVSILSGSHVELARQIFEELKHYKADIPVVFGGIIPQSDFETLTKIGVKAIFTPKDYDLMDVMERIIDILSKAPVAA
- a CDS encoding class I SAM-dependent methyltransferase — translated: MIPGKKGKKDSDYIAYGANGQPFEKSYWKEIYGSGVDVDASFNAREHAKYVKSLMELMQIPVYSLADFGFGKALLLKEMVKAFQPGRIFGIDPSEEMIDAIGAQKWIRGYNLSFLHSTIQDMDPKYFVGAPFDLGICNSVVQYIEKGELKGVFGKLHSIVRYLYFTVPTKNDYTRMKKEIYFSDPFAHERSKVFYEKLIRPYFRRVAFNLLESRIVQNSQFSDEFFTDP
- a CDS encoding helix-turn-helix domain-containing protein, encoding MSPRIEYRYLGNKFQHCKAETVRALGELEWHHNTGEVIRVPRSPAGNWLRFRIVNLGKEPVSRVLSLYWLNVAEAELCSVDSQGNYEGLYSGNETLTLWGSRSLLPHFTINLQPQEDRTYYLFLQTNENINYPIRLLPEVDYQIQIRTRSTILIIACLSILLAVGYSIYCFAYSKKPLFLTLPIHLISIGITLYFLHGREFSSLFGNENNLFRHNYFLFLGITHFTFFLYLSSWANEEAASIQKSPIFWIACFAGIFYPLITLSDFWYEHRIWILILNYGLMFFCFSKSHASLFKFKSYYESAYVGIWSVFLIFSIFKTTFHFEFYPFNWISVYGIIFYFPVFSISSTLLSREIIHRWEIEKSAIKKSHLASIDVKACVEALLRLLKREKIYLTKALKEEDVAKIMGISVHQLSEIINTEFKTSFPALLNQYRVEEAKFLLVEFPSETTANIGDMAGFSSRSAFYLEFKKMTGSNPKMFRRRNLS
- a CDS encoding sodium-dependent bicarbonate transport family permease encodes the protein MDPKLILENLLNPPVLFFFLGISAVLLKSSLEIPEALSKFFGMYLMFAIGFKGGVELAAAHFTAANLYTLLACSGMALFVPLYSFYILRIKLDVHNAAAIAATYGSVSAGTFVTAHAFLNNMNLEFDGFLVAGLALMESPAIIIGVAIDRIAKKNSGGDFSWKELCREAFLGGSIFLLVGSLIIGMLTGESGWKAEKPFADALFKGMLSFFLLDMGLVAAKKLKDLKTAGPFLVVFAILIPLLNAAIGLGLAKLIGMSHTDAFMFIILCASASYIAVGAAMRTSVPDANPSLYLPMSLAVTFPFNVIVGIPLYWYVVKNFL